In Tiliqua scincoides isolate rTilSci1 chromosome 1, rTilSci1.hap2, whole genome shotgun sequence, the following are encoded in one genomic region:
- the PGF gene encoding placenta growth factor, producing the protein MQLLGRLLVALALQAACAQRQDKFAGNRTAEVGVVSFHDVWNRSSCQPIEKLVDVVSEYPREVEHMFSPSCVSLHRCSGCCGDERLQCVPTQTANITMQLLKMSSEEQAPYVELTFLEHRECVCRPRKGILKLGRRRRPKGRSKRKWARQKLKD; encoded by the exons ATGCAGCTCCTCGGCCGCCTCCTTGTGGCTCTCGCCCTCCAGGCGGCGTGCGCTCAG AGGCAAGACAAGTTTGCTGGAAACAGAACTGCTGAAGTGGGAG TTGTATCCTTCCACGATGTTTGGAATCGCAGCTCCTGCCAACCCATAGAAAAACTGGTTGATGTTGTGTCTGAGTACCCCAGAGAGGTGGAGCATATGTTCAGCCCTTCCTGTGTCTCCCTGCACCGTTGCAGTGGATGCTGCGGAGATGAGAGGCTACAGTGTGTTCCAACACAGACAGCCAACATCACCATGCAG ctccTGAAGATGAGTTCAGAGGAGCAGGCGCCCTATGTGGAGCTGACCTTTCTTGAACACAGAGAATGTGTATGCAG GCCTCGGAAAGGAATTCTGAAATTAGGGAG GAGGAGAAGACCCAAGGGgcgcagcaagagaaagtgggcaAGGCAGAAACTCAAAGACTGA